In Apium graveolens cultivar Ventura chromosome 10, ASM990537v1, whole genome shotgun sequence, the following are encoded in one genomic region:
- the LOC141690909 gene encoding CENP-B homolog protein 2-like codes for MTGELILEKAKETMKILYPQQDQEHTFSQGWLEKFKLRHGIKSFRRFGESGSVDVQDMEKKLESIREKINQFPMKDVFNMDETGLFYRLQADHSLATKQLEGRKQDKERLTVVISCNEDGSEKFPLWIIGKYAKPRCFKNVNMGSLNCHYRANKRAWMTSVLFDEYICWFDSQMQGRRILFVVDNCPAHPKNIEGLQNVELYFLPPNMTSKIQPCDAGIIRAFKMHYRRRFYRGLLEGYELGQYDIITFISRKLFSVMLNKITV; via the coding sequence ATGACAGGAGAGCTAATTTTAGAGAAGGCAAAAGAGACGATGAAAATTTTATACCCTCAACAAGATCAGGAGCACACTTTTTCTCAAGGTTGGCTTGAGAAATTCAAGTTAAGACATGGTATTAAGTCATTTCGTCGCTTTGGAGAAAGTGGTTCTGTTGATGTACAGGACATGGAGAAGAAACTGGAGTCCATAAGGGAAAAAATAAACCAGTTCCCTATGAAAGATGTTTTTAACATGGACGAAACTGGTTTGTTTTACAGGTTACAAGCTGATCACTCTCTTGCTACGAAACAACTTGAAGGAAGAAAACAAGACAAAGAAAGGCTCACGGTTGTTATATCTTGCAATGAAGATGGCTCTGAAAAATTCCCTTTATGGATTATTGGAAAGTACGCAAAGCCACGGTGCTTCAAGAATGTTAACATGGGCAGCTTGAATTGTCATTATCGTGCAAACAAAAGAGCTTGGATGACTAGTGTACTTTTTGATGAATACATTTGTTGGTTTGATAGCCAAATGCAAGGCAGAAGAATTTTGTTTGTGGTAGATAACTGTCCAGCACATCcaaaaaatattgaaggactacaaAATGTTGAGTTGTACTTCTTGCCACCTAACATGACATCAAAAATCCAACCTTGTGATGCAGGAATTATAAGAGCTTTCAAGATGCACTATCGCAGGAGATTTTATCGTGGGTTATTAGAAGGTTATGAGTTGGGACAATACGATATTATAA